A DNA window from Ostrea edulis chromosome 5, xbOstEdul1.1, whole genome shotgun sequence contains the following coding sequences:
- the LOC125652133 gene encoding uncharacterized protein LOC125652133, with the protein MAPIPHPDDHDKPNNGEETVDMMDVPDVVINADSSDSEGDGEFGYDGYQVLQQFIEDSDEDSDDEENEEDMTTDMTVEQGGERTGISVDAEVERSTTTDETSRLPPGLHTAGGTTPSYMKVPDLPRPSPGELLWNQQVKRDIEINQDQSEQIKKTMSAVNLPKDNIPPWANNISEDEWKDKLKNLIGDHS; encoded by the exons ATGGCACCAATTCCTCATCCTGATGATCATGATAAACCAAACAATGGTGAGGAAACCGTGGATATGATGGACGTCCCAGACGTGGTGATCAACGCTGATAGTTCTGACAGTGAGGGGGACGGGGAGTTTGGTTATGATGGGTACCAGGTCCTTCAGCAATTTATAGAAGACTCAGATGAAGACTCAGATGATGAGGAGAATGAAGAAGACATGACTACAGATATGACAGTGGAACAAGGTGGAGAAAGAACTGGAATCTCAGTGGATGCTGAAGTGGAGAGAAGTACAACTACTGATGAAACAAGTAGACTTCCACCAGGACTGCATACTGCAGGGGGAACCACACCCTCCTATATGAAG GTACCCGATTTGCCACGACCTTCCCCAGGTGAACTTCTGTGGAACCAGCAAGTGAAACGAGACATTGAAATAAACCAGGACCAATCTGAACAAATCAAAAAGACAATGTCTGCCGTAAATCTACCAAAGGATAACATTCCACCCTGGGCAAATAATATTTCTGAGGATGAATGGAAGGATAAACTCAAAAATCTGATTGGAGATCATTCATGA